The DNA sequence CAAGACGCGTTCATCAAGACCTTCACGCACCTCGGCGATTTCGACGCCGCCCGCTCGTTCGACGTGTGGTTCACGCGCATTCTGGTCAACGGCTGCCTCGACCGTTTGAAGGCGCGCACACGGCGTGAGCGGTGGATGGTGCCGATGACCGATAGCGCGGGCGCCGACGTGATGGCTCGCAGCGCCACACGCGAGGCGTCACCCGAAACGGCGCTGCTTCGCCGCGAGCGTGGCGCCCGCTTGCTCGACGCTGTGCGACGGCTGCCGGATCGCCAGCGTACGGTGATCATGTTGAGCCAGATCGAAGGCCATAGCACGCGCGAGGTGAGCGAGGTCACCGGACTGAGCGAAGCGACGATTCGGGTGCATCTCTTCCGCGCGCTCCGGCGCCTCCGTCGGTTGCTGGCCGATGATCCAGCATTTGCAAACGGTCGCCATGAGACGGAGAACGCCGAAGCGCGACGCGCGAAGGCGGAAGGCCACGCGCTCCCTACGGCAGCAAGTAGCGAGGGATCCTCGACCGCGTAAAACGCGCTGGTTACCACAGGCGCCGCAGCTGGTGAAGGCTGTAGCGTCGGGAGCTTGTGAGTGCTCGACAAATTGTGGACCGCCTGGCCCAGGGTACGGCATCTTGGGGAACGGCATCTTGCCGACCACGAGTTGTTGCGTATCACCGCCGCAGGTCAGGACACACTGCCCACTCCAGACGCACAGGATTCGGAGCGTCCTGACGCACGATCGCGAGCGCATCTGGCCGTCTGCGACATCTGCCGCCGACGCGCGGATCAGCAGCAGGCTGCACTTGCCGATCTCGCAGACGCGGCTCGCGGCTCGCTGGACGAGCTCTTCTCCACCAGCCGCTTGGAGCGCCAAGTCACCGCTGTCATGCGTCGCCTCGATGGCGATCAGGAGCGCGGTCGCCTGCTGCTGTTCCCGGGCCGTGCTGCCGTCCGCTTCCGTCCCGCCCTCTCGTCGCGTCGGTGGATCGCGGCCGCGGCGGCCGCCGGTCTGTTCCTTGGCCTCATGACCGGCCAATTCGTCTCGTTGGACCGGGCTGCGGGCCCATCGGTGAGCCGCGCGACCGCAACGGGCGTCCAGGCGCCGGCCCCAGCCGTACCGGCGTCGCGGCCGCTCGCGCCAAGCGTCGACGATGGAGAGGCGCTCCTGTTCGAAGTCGACGCTGCCCTCACCTCCCTGGGTAGCCCGGAGCTCAGGGCACTCGACAACCTCACGCCACGGGTCTCCGCCACGTTCGCGTCGGCGCAATATCAAGGTTCGAGGTAAGAGGTTCGAGGTTCGAGGTTTGTGGGGGTGTTTTGAAGCTCCCGGGCTTCCGGACGCCAGCCTGGGAGCGTCGTACACCCCAACCTTGACCCTCGAACCTTAAACCTCTTACCTCTATAATAGATAGGTTGTGCCGTCGCTGATTTTCCGCAAGGGACTCGATCTCAAGCACGCCGTCGCCGATGCCCTCGCCGACGACTACCACAGTGCCCTGGTCGATCGGATCAAGCAGAACGGCTTCCACCACCAGTCGGGCCGGTTGGTCGTCCACCTCGCGCGTGAGTTTGGTTTCTGCTACGGCGTCGATCGAGCCGTCGACTACGCGTACCAAGCGCGCAAGAAGTTCGAGGACCGCCGCGTGTACCTCACGGGTGAGATCATTCACAATCCCCAGGTCAACGGGCGGCTTCGAGCGGCGGGTATTCGCTTCCTGACCGACCCTGGCGAATCGGCCGAGAGGCTCGGCCGGGACGATGTCGTCATTCTGCCGGCGTTTGGTGTGACCGTCACCGATCTCGAATACCTGCAGAGCCGCGGCTGCACGCTCGTCGACACCACGTGCGGCTCCGTGCTCAACGTCTGGAAGAACGTCACACGCTACGCGCGTGAAGGCTTCACGGCCATCATTCACGGCAAGGTAAAGCACGAAGAGACGCGCGCAACCGCGTCGCAGGCACTGAAGTACCCCAGCGGCCGTTATCTCGTAGTGCTCAACGAGGCTCAGGCAGGCGCGGCGTGCCAGTACATCCGGCACGGAGGGGATCGATCCGGCTTCCTGTCACGGTTCAGTGCCGCAGCGTCACCCGGCTTCGATCCGGATCGCGATCTCGTGCGCGTCGGATTGGCCAACCAAACGACGATGTTGATGTCCGAGTCGTTGGCGATCGCCGAGATGTTCCGCGACGCCATGCGGGACCGATACGGCGAGCCGGCGCTCCCCGACCACTACCGTCACTTCGACACCATCTGCAGCGCCACGCAGGAACGACAGGACGCCATCGTCGAGCTGTTGAGCGAGCATCCGCTCGATCTCATGCTCGTCTTGGGCGGTTATAACAGCAGCAACACCTGCAACCTCGCGCGCCTCTGCGCGGAGCGCGTTCCCACCTTCCACGTTGCCGAGCCGCGGTGCCTGGTCTCGGACGACGAGATCCGCCACCGGCCGGTGCCTCCGTTGGGCCGACCGCCGCAGGCCGCGCGCGAGACGGTGGAGCGAGGGTGGCTGCCGTCAACCGGGCGCGTTCGTGTCGGTTTGACCGCCGGCGCATCGACGCCCAACAGCATCATTGGCGAGACGGTCGAGCGGCTGGCGACGCTCACAGGGCGAGCCGATCGGCCCCCTCACGTTAAGGATGTAAACCGCTAAGCCGCACTGTTATCAAGGTTTGTCGTAAATAGTGTGCCCGCCGTCGTCGTAGTCACAGGTTAGAAAGGCTCGCGCATGCCGCGCCGTTGGATCATCTCATTTCTGCTCATCGTTGCGTTCGTTGTTGGCGCCCCACGTCTGGCGGTGGAGCTGAAGGCGGGCTGTGCCCTGCCTGAGCATCCCGCTGCGGGAGCGCTCGAGGAAAAGCAGGCACGCAAGTGGTGGCGATGGGACCTCTGTCAGGCAGAAATCGGTCTCACCGACAAGCAATCTGACAAGCTCGAAGGGATTTTTCAGAGCCTCTTGCCGGATCTGCACCGCCTGAAGGAGGACCTCGATCAACGCGAGACCCATCTCTCGACCTTACTCGTCGAGGGAACGAAAGAGGCCAAGGTACGCGAGGCGATCGATCACGTCGAGGAATCGAGGAGCGAGCTGGGTCGCACCCGCGCGCTGATGCTCTATCGGATGTACAAGGTCCTCAGCCCCGACCAACGCCGAAAGCTCAAGGCGTTCTGGGAACGCCGCGAGAAGGAACAAGAGAGCTCCCAGGATCCCCCCAGCGCTCGGAGGCAGCTGTGAGGTTCCGATACCTCGTGTGCGCCGCTGCGCTCACCGGGGTTGTCGGGCTCGAGACCGCCGGCAACGCCACAGCGCAAACGACTCAGCCCGGCGCGCTCGGCGAACGCGCCCTGCCAGCATCGGACGCCCGTGTCGAGGAGCTGTTGGCGGAAGTGCGCGCACGGCAGTTGGCCCCGAGCCAACCAGAACTGGGCCAACCGGCAACGCCTGACACACCGGTCGTCGACCTTCGGCTGGACGAAGCGGTCAGCCTTGCGCTCGAGAACAACCCGACGATCGCCGCCGAACGGCTGAACCCGCGGCTCGAAGAGCTCAGCCTGGCCGGCCTGCGCAGCAACTACCGGCCGGTCCTCCAGACGACGATCACCCAGAACAACACGGTGCAACTGCCGCGGAATCAGCTCACGGGCGGCGAACGTGTCACGGATGACACGCAGACCTACACGTTTGGTGCGGACCAGGCACTACCCTGGGGCGGTGGTGGCTTCCAACTCTCGTGGCTGAACCGCCGACAAGAGTCCTCGAGCGAGTTCAATACATTCAATCCGCAGTACAACTCGTCGCTCGAGGCCGTGCTGACGCAGCCCTTGCTTCGCAACTTCCGGACCGATACCACGCGGACCGAGATTGAGCTCACGCAGATCAACCGGGACGTCGCAAATGTGCAGTTGCGAGCCACGTTGACGAACACCGCCGCCGACGTTCGCAACGCGTACTGGGATCTGGTCTACGGCATTCAGGCCGTAGAGGTGGCGAAGCAATCGCTCGCGCTCGCGCAGAAACTGGTCGAGGACAACCAGGCACGCGTCGAGGTCGGCGCCATGGCGCCGCTCGACGTGGTCCAGGCAGAAGCGGAAGCGGCGGCTCGTCGCCAGACGCTGGCGCAGGCGAGGGCCACACACCGGATCGCCGAGCTGTCGCTCAAGCGCTTGATCGTCACGGGAACGAGTGATCCGCGTTGGCACGCCCGACTCAATCCTGTCGACCAACCGAGCGTCAGCAAGCAGGACGTGGATGTCACCGTCGCGCTGAAGAATGCGCTCGGAAGCCGTACGGATCTTGCAGAGGCACGCCGCGGTCTGGAGGCCACGGATCTCACCACGCGTCTCTATAAGAACCAGTCGTTGCCGGCGGTGGACTTGGTGGCATCGTATGGGCTCCAAGGTATTGGCGGGACGCAAATCCTTCGCGACGGTGGCCTCGGCGGCGACGTGTCCGAAACGATCCCTGGCGACTTTGGGGACGCGCTTCGACGGATGACCGGCCGCGACTTCCCCACCTGGAACATCGAGCTCCAACTGAGCTATCCGATCGGGCCGAATCCTGCGGCCGCGAGCCACCAGCGCGCCCGTCTCCAGCGACAACAAGCTGAGATGGAACTGAAGGCGCTCGAGCTACAGGTCGCGACCGAGGTTACGAATGCGGCGCTGCAGGTGGAAAGCGCACTCGAGCAGGTGGACGCGGCAGAGGCCGCGCGGGAGCTGGCTCAACAGCGGCTCGATGCCGAGCAAACCCGGTTCGATGTGGGGCTCTCGACGGCGTTTTTCGTCGTGCAGGCGCAGCGCGATCTCGCCGATGCGGCCAATGTCGAGTTGCGCGGGGTGCTCGACTATCGCAGGGCGCTGGTGGAGCTCGAGCGCGTTCAGCTCGCGCCCGGCGGCAGTCTGTCGTTTGGCCCCTCGGGCGCCGGTGGCTTCGCCGCTGGCGGCGGTGGAGGCGCCGCAGGAACGGCGGGGCTCGGCGGTGGTAGTGGGGCGGCCGGAGGCGGTACCGGGGGTGCCGGAGGCGGCGGCGCGGCGGGCAATGGCCCTTCGCCTCAATGAGGGCCAAGAAGGCCGGTATAAGACATAGAACCGTCATGCGGAAGTTTCTCATCGCCTTCGCGCTCTTCGTCGCGGTGGCAGCAGGCGTCTTCTTCTATAGCCGCTCTGGCGCTCCTGCATCGGAGCGCCAACCGACGGGGGGGCGCGGCGGGAGGATGGGCGGCGAGCGTCCCACCCCGACCGTCGAGCTGGGAGCCGTCACGCGTGGCGAGATCAGCGCCAACTTGACCGTCGTCGGCAACCTGGTTGGCGCGCAGACCGTCGACGTCGGGCCGAAGGTAAGCGGCCGCCTAGAGGCTGTGGACGTCCGTATCGGCGATTCTGTGCGGCGCGGTCAGCGCTTGGCGCTCGTCGAGGACCGCGAGCTGCAAGAGCAGGTGCGACAGCAGGAGTCGGCCTACGAGGTGGCCCAGGCCACGATTCGGCAACGCGAGGCGGACCTGGGCGTCGCGGAATCGAACGCGCGGCGGTCGCGCAGTTTGTTCGAGCGCAAGATTCTCGCCCAACAGGCGCTCGAGGATGCCGAAGCTGCGGCACAGTCGGCGCGGGCGCAGCTCGACCTCGCGCGAGCGCAGTACTCTCAGGCGGGCTCTCGGCTCGAAGAGCTGCGGATTACCCTCGCCAACACCCGTGTGGTCTCGCCGGTCCATGGATTCGTCGGGAAGCGTTACCTCGATCCGGGTGTCCAGGTTTCCCCCGCGGGCCCCATTGTCTCCGTCGTGGACATCAGCCTCGTACGTCTCGTCGTGAATCTCGTGGAACGGGACCTCCGGCGGGTGCAACCTGGCGTGCCCGCGGTGGTCCAGGTGGACGCGTATCCCGGAGAAGCCTTCAAGGGTCGCGTGGCACGCCTCGCGCCCGTGCTGGATCCGGCAACGCGCACCGCGCAGATGGAGGTCGAGGTCCCGAATTCGGACTCGCGGCTGAAGCCTGGGATGTACGCCCGGGTCAGTCTGCAGACCGCGCATAGTCAAGATGCTCTCGTGGTGCCCAGAAACGCGGTGGTCGACCAGGAGGGCCGACGCGGCGTGTTCCTGGTGAACGAGCGGACGGCGCGCTTCACCGAGATTCGCACGGGCATCGAGGAACCCCAGCGAGTCGAGGTGGTGAGCGGCCTGAGCGAAGGCCAGCAGGTCGTCACAACCGGCGCGGCGGGCCTCCGGCACGGTGACGCGGTGCAGGTGGCCGACCAGCGAAGCGGCAACGGAACGTCTCGAGCTGAAAACAGGCCGACAGCACGGAAGCCACGCAGTGAAGACTGAGGGCCGCCTCGAGCCTTGACAAGGAACCAGCACTAGGAGCTCCCATGAGCATCCCACGCCTCGCCATCCACCGTCCTGTCACCGTCTTCATGCTCTGTAGCGTCGTCCTGCTGCTCGGCTCGGTGGCCCTTCTTCGCTTGCCCGTTGATCTGATGCCGGATCTCGAGATGCCGAGCCTGACGATCCGGGTCAACTACGAGGGCGTCGGGCCGCGCGAAATCGAGGAATCGATCACTCGGCCGATCGAGCGATCCGTCGCGGCCGTGGCTGGCCTCGATCAGATCAATTCGAGCTCGAACGAGGGCAGCAGCCAGGTGCGCCTCAACTTCACGTGGGGCACCGACATCGACGTCGCCGCCGACGATGTGCGTGCCCGGCTCGATCGCGTGCGGGGCCAGCTTCCAGAGGATGCCGACGCGCCCACGCTCTACAAGTTCGACTCGTCGCAGTTCCCAATTGTCTTCATTGCGGTCGCTGGCGACTTCGATCCGGTGACGCTGCGCGAGCTCACGGAGAACGATCTCATGCCGCGCTTCGAGCGCATCTCGGGTGTCGCGGCGGTTGAGGTGCGGGGCGGCCTCGCCCGACAGATTCTCGTCGAGCTCTCGCGCGAAAAGACGACGGCGCTCGGACTCCCGGTCGATCAGGTGGTCCAGCTCCTCCAGAGCGAGAATCAGAACGTCCCGATCGGCGAAATCGACGAAGGCGACCTCACGTATCTCCTTCGCAGCCCAGGCCAGTTCACGGATCTGGACGACATTCGCAATATTGCCGTGATGACGCGCGGTGGCGTCTCGTCAGCGACGCCGCAGACGGCGTCGTCTGGTTTCGGCGTCCCGGTCTACCTGCGCGATGTGGCCGAGGTGCGCGACGGGACCGAGGATCGGCGCTCCTACGTGACGCTCGATGGAAAACCTGGCATCCGCCTGACCATCACGAAGCAGTCTGGCGAGAACACGGTCGCCGTGGCCGAGAGGATCAGCGCGGAGGTCGAGCGCATCAACCGCGAGATGCCAAGCGTCAATTTGCGGATCACGCGCGATATGTCGATCTTCATCCAGCAGTCGATTGCCGCGGTGCGCGAGGCGGTGCTGCTCGGCTCCGTGCTGGTCGTCCTGATCATCTTCATCTTCCTGCGAAGCTTTCGCTCGACGCTGATCATCTGCGTGTCGATCCCGATCTCGATCATCGGCACGTTTGCGTTGCTCTATTTCGGTGGCTACACGCTGAACACGATGACCTTCGGGGGGCTCGCGCTCGGGGTGGGCATGATCGTCGACGCCTCGATCGTGGTGCTCGAGAACGCCCAGCGGCACATGGAACTGGGCAAGGATCGCGTGCAGGCGGCCATCGATGGCAGCGAGGAAATGTGGTCGGCAATCGTGGCCTCCACGCTGACCCACATCGCCGTCTTCGTGCCGCTCTTCTTCCTCGCCGGCTTCTCGAGCATCCTCTTCAGGCAGCTCTCGGTCGTGGTGATCTTCTCGCTCATGATGTCGCTGTTCGTGGCGGTGACGCTCGTGCCGGTGCTCTGCGCGCTGCTGCTGAAGGCGCCCGTCAAGGGCGAGGCGCGTCGCGGGTGGTCCGGCCGCATGTTCGAGACGAGCGAGCGGTGGCTCCAGCGCGTCGATGACGGCTACCGAGGCTTCCTGCATCGTGCGCTCGCTCACCGGCCGACGGTGCTCGCCACCGGAACAGGCCTGTTCGTCCTTGCCCTCTTCATCCTGCCGCTGCTCTCCTTCGAGCTGATGCCGCAGACCGATGAGGGTGAGGTCGATGTCGACATCGAGCTGCCCGTGGGCACGCGCATCGAGCGGACCGAACAGGTCCTGATCCAGATGGAACAGATGGTTCGAGAGGCGGTCCCGGAGGCGATAAGCCTTTTCACGGAAGGCGGCGGTGGCGGATGGCGGGGCGGCTCGACGCACGAGGGTGAGATCGAAATCCAGCTGACCCGCAAGGAGGAGCGATCGCGCTCCAGCGAGGAGATCGCACAGGCGCTGCGGCGAGAGCTGTCGGGCCTCCCCGGCGTGGAGGTGCGTGCCCGCGCTTCGGGCGGCAATTTTGCGCTGAACCGTATCCTGGGCGACCAGGCCGAATCCCGTCTCTCGCTCGAGATTCGCGGGTACGATCTCGAGGACGCCAGGCGCCTATCCTTGGCGGCCCGGGACGCCATGCAGACCCTTCCAGGCATTACCGACGTCCGTATCGACCGCGAGGAGGGGCGTCCCGAGATGGCGATTCGGGTCGACCGTGACAAGGCAGCCACACTCGGCATGGGGGTGGGGCAGGTTGCCGACACGCTGCAGACCAACATCGCTGGTAGACAGGCGGCCTTCTATCGCGAGCGCGGCGAGGAGTACCCGATTATCGTGCGTCTTCGCGAAGAGGACCGGCGGCGCGTGACCGACGTGGGCGACGTGCTCGTCACGACCCCGTCCGGGAGCATCGTCCAAGCAAAGAACCTCCTGAACCTGCAGCCCGACGCTGGTCCTACCGAGATCGACCGGAAGAATCAGCAGCGGATCACCACCGTGAACGCGGAGATCGAGGTGCCGCTCAGCGAAGCCGTTTCCCGCGTCCGGGAGATCCTGCCTCGGCTCGATATTCCGCACGACTTCACGGTGGGATTTGGTGCGGAGCTCGAGGAGCAGCAGAAGACGTTCCGGCAGCTCCAGTTGTTGCTCGTGCTCGCGATTCTCCTGGTCTATGCGGTGATGGCATCGCAGTACGAGTCGCTCCGCGATCCGTTCATCATCATGTTCTCCGTCCCGCTCGCGGCGATTGGCGTTGTCGGCATCCTGTGGCTCACCAACACAGCGTTCAGCTTGCAAGCGTTCATTGGGGCCATCATGCTGGCGGGCATCGTGGTGAACAACGCCATTCTGCTCGTGGACTACACCATCACGCTCCGGCGCAGAGACAAGGTGCCGCTGCGTGAAGCCGTGGAGCTCGCTGGCCGCACACGACTCCGGCCCATCTTGATCACCACCCTCACGACCGTCCTCGGTCTCGTGCCCATGTCGCTCGGCTATGGTGAGGGCGCCGAGCTACAGGCCCCCCTCGCGCGCGTGGTGATTGGCGGGCTCATCACGTCCACGCTCATCACGCTGGTGTTCGTGCCAACGCTGTACACCATCTTCGAGGAAGGCTTCAGGGGCTTGCGCCGAGCGCCTGGCCGGGAGCCTGCAGCGCAAGCGCCCGAGGTGGCGGTCGGCAGGCGCGCGTAACCACAGAGGACACGAAGGGTACGAAGGACACAAAGATTTCACCACGAAGGACACGAAGAGCACGAAGAAACCAATTGGATTTTCTTCTTCGTGAACTTCGTGTCCTTCGTGGTTGATCCTTCGTGTCCTCAGTGGTGAACTTTCGTGGTCTTCGCGGTTCGCCGGCACCACGCCCTTCCCCTTGCTGCTACAATCTTTCCCCATTGCCCACCCCGTGCACGATGAAGCGTGTACGGCCAATCCAATCGTGTCATAAGGAGAACCATGCGAAGGGTGTGGACTCGCCTTCTGCTGTGTGGGTGTTCGCTTGCCTGGCCGCTTGCGGCTCAAGCTCAACTGACAACGGGGACGATTGCTGGTGCGGTAACCGACGATTCCGGCGCTATCCTGCCGGGCGTGAGTGTCACGGTGGAGAGCGATCGGCTCATCGGCGGTTCGCGAAGCACGATCACGGATGATCGCGGCGAGTACCGTTTCGACAATCTCGTCCCAGGGACGTACGCGCTGCGCTTCGAGCTCACCAGCTTCAAGGCCGTGGAGCGCGAGGAGATTCGCATTGCGGCAGGCTTCGTGGCCACCGTCGACATGGTGCTCGAGCTCGGTGATTTGGAGGAGACCGTCACGGTCAGTGGCGCGGCACCGGTCATCGACACGAGGTCGAACGTGCAGCAGACGATCATGAATCAAGAGCTGCTCGAGGAGATCCCAACCGGGCGCGACGTCTGGTCGGTGGGTAAGCTCATTCCGGGCGTCACGGTGGCGACCTATGATGTGGGCGGCACACAGGGCATGCAGCAAAGCGCCGTGTCTGCGCACGGCTCGCGCTCCGACGACAAGACCTTCGCGATCGACGGTCTCGCGGTGAACTGGCCCGGCGGCGGGGGTGGCTCCACGATGGTCTATTACGACCAGGGCATGTTCGAGGAGGTGAACTATCAGACGTCGGCCATTCCCGCCGAGATTGCCATCGGCGGCATCCACATGAACATGGTCACCAAGTCCGGGGGAAACACGTGGCGCGGGGATGCACGTTACTACTGGGCCGATGACAGCCTCCAGGCGGAGAACTTCGACCAGGTCAGCGAACAGTTCGACTTCCCCGGTGGCAACCCCATCACGGAGCAGTACGACCTCAACGCGACGCTCGCAGGCCCCGTCGTGCGCGACCGTATTTGGTTCTTCGGGTCGTACCGGCGATGGAAGGTCGATAAAGAGCTGCTCGCCGTCTTCAATTCGGATGGGACGAACGCCATCGACGATAACCTGATCTGGAACGGCTCTGGCAAGCTCACGATTCAGCCACGGGCTGGATCCCGCAGCAAGTGAGCCCGGCCGGGACGTGGGTTCCCGAGCGGCAGCTCGAGCGCCGAGACGTCTACGAGCAGTGGATGCCGGTTTGGCGCGCTGGCGTTGTCTACGACCTCTTTGGCGACGGGCGCACTGCAATCAAGGGTAACTATAGTCGGTACGGCTTCCAGGTCGGGATCGACCATGTCACGCAGATACATCCCTTCACGCTCACGCTCGCCAACATCCCCTGGTCCGACCTCAACGGCGACGACTTTCCGCAGACCGGCGAGCTTGGCACGTTCGAGGGCTTTGCGGGGGCGGCGACCACACGGTATGCAGATGCCGACGGGCCCGACTGGGGCTACTCGGACGAAATCACCGCCGGCATCGAACATCAGCTCCTGGGCGACATTCGTGTCGGCGCCATGTACCACCATCGGACGAATCGCAAGAATATCGGCTTCCGGAACGCGGCGGTGCCTCCCGACGCCTATGTACCCACCGAGATCGCTGATCCCCTCGGCGGGGGGACGCTAACGTTCTACAACCTCGATCCCGAGTTTCTCGGCCTGCAAGACAATGTCCGGGAGAACATCCCGCTCTTGGACACCGACTACGACGGTATCGAGGTAACCGCAGCGAAGCGATTCGCAGATCGGTGGCAGCTGTTGTTCGGCTATACCTTCGGCACCAACGAGGGAGGCATCGACCTCGGAGACTTCAACGATCCCAACAACCTGATCAACCAGCAAGGCAAGGTCGCCAACGACTCCACGCACAGTTTCAAGGTGGCCGGAACCTGGGTGATCCCGCGGGCGGAGATCTCGCTCAGCAGCAGCCTCGTGCGCAACACGGGATATCCGAGGCAACCGACCTATCAGATCAATCGCGAGATCTACCCAGACCTCACGCGGTCCACGCAGAACCTGCGGCTCCTCCCGCGAGGTGAGCTACGGGTGCCCGATGTGACAATGATCGATCTCCGAATCTCGCGACCGTTCCGCTTCGGCACGACGACACTCGAGCCGCAGCTCGATATCTTCAACGCCACCAATGCCGACACGATCGTGGGCGTGGTCGACCAGATCGGCTCGCGCTACGGCTTCCCAACGGAGATTCTGGCGCCCCGCCTCGTGCGCGTTGGTCTTGTCATTCGATTCTAAGGGCGAGAAGCTGTCTTAAAGCCGGCTCCTGAAGTTCGACGTCGACTCGTGGCGAGTGATGGAAGGAAAGCTCACGCCGCGAGCACGAAAGGCGCTCGACACACTTCGGGAGGAGGGAGCACCGTTCACGAGTGGCATCCAGCAGCCTGTATATATGGTAATATGTCGATATGGTCAAAGCGACCTTCACGCTCGATGACGAGACGATGCAGACGATCCGGGCCATCGCGGAACGCAAGAAGAAGGCGCAGAGTCTCGTCGTTCGTGAGGCGATCGCTGTCTACGCTAGCCGAGAGGAGAAGCTCAGTGACGAGGAGCGTGCGCGGAAGCTGCGCGTGATCGACAATCTGATGTCGCGAGCTCCCACGCGCCCGCAGGCCGAGGTGGACGAGGAGTTGCGCGAGATCCGCCGCGGCCGACGGCTCGGGTGGCGGCGGCCGGCAGAGTGATGTTGGTTCATCTGGATACATCGCTGCTGGTCGATGCCTTTACTGGGACTGGACGTTCCCTGGAAGCCCTCCGCACGGCGACAGCAGACGGTGACGTCATCACCTTCTCGACCATCGTGTTGTACGAGTGGCTTCGTGGACCGAGGGCAGAAGGCGAGAAGGAAGCGGTCGACCAGTTCTTCGCGTCTGACATGCTCGCGGTCTTTGGTGCGCGTGAGGCAGAGCGCGCTGCGGCGCTGTACCGACAGGTGAAGCGAGCGCGGCAGCGCCAGGCCGACCTCGCGATCGCCGCATGCGCCCTCGAGCATAGTGCCTGCCTCTGGACACTCAATCGCGCGGACTTCGACGACATCTCGGAGCTCACACTCTATGAACGGTAGAGATGGGATCCGCGTGGCCGGAGTGAAGAGAAAGACAGTTATTCTCCTCATATTATGATTAGAATGCGCTTCTAATCTGGCCCCTCGCCTTCCCGTGAGCGTGGAGGCGAGCGCGCAGCTCGGCCACCGTCATGCCGGTAATCGGATCGAGCCAGTCGGAGGCGATCTCACTCAGGGGATCGAGCACGAACAGGCGCTCGCGAAAGCGCGCGTGTGGCACGTGTAGCCCTGGCTCCTCGACGATATAGCTGCCAAAGAGAATGAGATCGAGATCGAGAGTGCGTGGCGCGTAAGAGTGCGGCGCAGCTCCGGCCATCGCCTGCGGTGTCGTCTTGTCGGGGCGCGACCGACCGCGTTCTTGCTCGACTTGGAGCAGGAAACCCAGGAGCTCTCGAGGGCCAAGCGCGGTTACGCCGACGACGGCGCTGTTGAGGAAGTCTGGTTGCGGCTCGTCTCCTACCGCCTTCGTCTC is a window from the Luteitalea sp. genome containing:
- a CDS encoding PIN domain-containing protein — its product is MLVHLDTSLLVDAFTGTGRSLEALRTATADGDVITFSTIVLYEWLRGPRAEGEKEAVDQFFASDMLAVFGAREAERAAALYRQVKRARQRQADLAIAACALEHSACLWTLNRADFDDISELTLYER
- a CDS encoding 4-hydroxy-3-methylbut-2-enyl diphosphate reductase; the encoded protein is MPSLIFRKGLDLKHAVADALADDYHSALVDRIKQNGFHHQSGRLVVHLAREFGFCYGVDRAVDYAYQARKKFEDRRVYLTGEIIHNPQVNGRLRAAGIRFLTDPGESAERLGRDDVVILPAFGVTVTDLEYLQSRGCTLVDTTCGSVLNVWKNVTRYAREGFTAIIHGKVKHEETRATASQALKYPSGRYLVVLNEAQAGAACQYIRHGGDRSGFLSRFSAAASPGFDPDRDLVRVGLANQTTMLMSESLAIAEMFRDAMRDRYGEPALPDHYRHFDTICSATQERQDAIVELLSEHPLDLMLVLGGYNSSNTCNLARLCAERVPTFHVAEPRCLVSDDEIRHRPVPPLGRPPQAARETVERGWLPSTGRVRVGLTAGASTPNSIIGETVERLATLTGRADRPPHVKDVNR
- a CDS encoding efflux RND transporter periplasmic adaptor subunit — translated: MRAKKAGIRHRTVMRKFLIAFALFVAVAAGVFFYSRSGAPASERQPTGGRGGRMGGERPTPTVELGAVTRGEISANLTVVGNLVGAQTVDVGPKVSGRLEAVDVRIGDSVRRGQRLALVEDRELQEQVRQQESAYEVAQATIRQREADLGVAESNARRSRSLFERKILAQQALEDAEAAAQSARAQLDLARAQYSQAGSRLEELRITLANTRVVSPVHGFVGKRYLDPGVQVSPAGPIVSVVDISLVRLVVNLVERDLRRVQPGVPAVVQVDAYPGEAFKGRVARLAPVLDPATRTAQMEVEVPNSDSRLKPGMYARVSLQTAHSQDALVVPRNAVVDQEGRRGVFLVNERTARFTEIRTGIEEPQRVEVVSGLSEGQQVVTTGAAGLRHGDAVQVADQRSGNGTSRAENRPTARKPRSED
- a CDS encoding sigma-70 family RNA polymerase sigma factor, with protein sequence MPMVVRGQPPVPLAPAPGSESDLAVVVKSLLAEGNKAAAREEYAEVVRRHQRRALRIAYWYLRDVAEADEAVQDAFIKTFTHLGDFDAARSFDVWFTRILVNGCLDRLKARTRRERWMVPMTDSAGADVMARSATREASPETALLRRERGARLLDAVRRLPDRQRTVIMLSQIEGHSTREVSEVTGLSEATIRVHLFRALRRLRRLLADDPAFANGRHETENAEARRAKAEGHALPTAASSEGSSTA
- a CDS encoding periplasmic heavy metal sensor, producing the protein MPRRWIISFLLIVAFVVGAPRLAVELKAGCALPEHPAAGALEEKQARKWWRWDLCQAEIGLTDKQSDKLEGIFQSLLPDLHRLKEDLDQRETHLSTLLVEGTKEAKVREAIDHVEESRSELGRTRALMLYRMYKVLSPDQRRKLKAFWERREKEQESSQDPPSARRQL
- a CDS encoding MMPL family transporter, with the translated sequence MSIPRLAIHRPVTVFMLCSVVLLLGSVALLRLPVDLMPDLEMPSLTIRVNYEGVGPREIEESITRPIERSVAAVAGLDQINSSSNEGSSQVRLNFTWGTDIDVAADDVRARLDRVRGQLPEDADAPTLYKFDSSQFPIVFIAVAGDFDPVTLRELTENDLMPRFERISGVAAVEVRGGLARQILVELSREKTTALGLPVDQVVQLLQSENQNVPIGEIDEGDLTYLLRSPGQFTDLDDIRNIAVMTRGGVSSATPQTASSGFGVPVYLRDVAEVRDGTEDRRSYVTLDGKPGIRLTITKQSGENTVAVAERISAEVERINREMPSVNLRITRDMSIFIQQSIAAVREAVLLGSVLVVLIIFIFLRSFRSTLIICVSIPISIIGTFALLYFGGYTLNTMTFGGLALGVGMIVDASIVVLENAQRHMELGKDRVQAAIDGSEEMWSAIVASTLTHIAVFVPLFFLAGFSSILFRQLSVVVIFSLMMSLFVAVTLVPVLCALLLKAPVKGEARRGWSGRMFETSERWLQRVDDGYRGFLHRALAHRPTVLATGTGLFVLALFILPLLSFELMPQTDEGEVDVDIELPVGTRIERTEQVLIQMEQMVREAVPEAISLFTEGGGGGWRGGSTHEGEIEIQLTRKEERSRSSEEIAQALRRELSGLPGVEVRARASGGNFALNRILGDQAESRLSLEIRGYDLEDARRLSLAARDAMQTLPGITDVRIDREEGRPEMAIRVDRDKAATLGMGVGQVADTLQTNIAGRQAAFYRERGEEYPIIVRLREEDRRRVTDVGDVLVTTPSGSIVQAKNLLNLQPDAGPTEIDRKNQQRITTVNAEIEVPLSEAVSRVREILPRLDIPHDFTVGFGAELEEQQKTFRQLQLLLVLAILLVYAVMASQYESLRDPFIIMFSVPLAAIGVVGILWLTNTAFSLQAFIGAIMLAGIVVNNAILLVDYTITLRRRDKVPLREAVELAGRTRLRPILITTLTTVLGLVPMSLGYGEGAELQAPLARVVIGGLITSTLITLVFVPTLYTIFEEGFRGLRRAPGREPAAQAPEVAVGRRA